A region of Channa argus isolate prfri chromosome 8, Channa argus male v1.0, whole genome shotgun sequence DNA encodes the following proteins:
- the igfbp3 gene encoding insulin-like growth factor-binding protein 3 isoform X3: MPGLCVLCLAAALAAFARLAGSMGPVVRCEPCNAAALQQCKPLPEDCVEQAREPGCGCCMTCALGEGDACGVYTARCGSGLTCQHQPGESRPLQALLEGRGVCSNAVSKKLNSMLMPSQKQDNAGNQLEDSSANVTQTMTVLGGAATVKVGHNRGSMDTRPSLHNKLIQKDQNKKTQSQKVESVSGGANMDMQNFSLESKRETEYGPCRREIESVLNNFKISNVLSPVGFHLPNCDRKGFYKKKQVNTVNRKFQSQ, from the exons ATGCCCGGTCTCTGTGTGCTTTGTCTCGCCGCTGCGCTGGCTGCGTTCGCCCGTCTTGCCGGCTCCATGGGGCCGGTGGTCCGATGTGAACCTTGCAACGCCGCGGCGCTCCAGCAGTGCAAGCCTCTGCCGGAGGACTGCGTAGAGCAGGCGAGAGAGCCCGGCTGTGGATGTTGCATGACGTGCGCCCTCGGCGAGGGAGACGCGTGTGGAGTGTACACTGCTCGCTGCGGCTCCGGCTTGACCTGCCAGCACCAGCCGGGCGAGAGCAGACCTCTGCAAGCTCTGCTGGAGGGCCGGGGAGTGTGCTCCAACGCAGTGTCCAAAAAACTCAACAGCATGCTTATGCCGTCTCAAAAACAAG ACAACGCTGGAAATCAGCTAGAAGACAGCAGTGCCAACGTGACCCAGACGATGACTGTGTTGGGCGGCGCGGCAACTGTAAAGGTCGGACATAATCGGGGGTCGATGGACACCAGGCCTTCACTGCACAACAAACTGATCCAGAAGGATCAGAACAAGAAAACCCAGAGCCAAAAGGTGGAATCGGTGTCAGGAGGAGCCAATATGGACATGCAGAACTTCTCCCTGGAAAGCAAGAGGGAGACCGAGTAT GGGCCGTGCCGGCGGGAGATTGAGAGCGTCttgaacaattttaaaatcagcaaTGTACTCAGCCCAGTAGGCTTTCACCTACCCAACTGTGACAGAAAGGGCTTCTATAAGAAAAAACAG
- the igfbp3 gene encoding insulin-like growth factor-binding protein 3 isoform X4: MPGLCVLCLAAALAAFARLAGSMGPVVRCEPCNAAALQQCKPLPEDCVEQAREPGCGCCMTCALGEGDACGVYTARCGSGLTCQHQPGESRPLQALLEGRGVCSNAVSKKLNSMLMPSQKQDNAGNQLEDSSANVTQTMTVLGGAATVKVGHNRGSMDTRPSLHNKLIQKDQNKKTQSQKVESVSGGANMDMQNFSLESKRETEYGPCRREIESVLNNFKISNVLSPVGFHLPNCDRKGFYKKKQFR; encoded by the exons ATGCCCGGTCTCTGTGTGCTTTGTCTCGCCGCTGCGCTGGCTGCGTTCGCCCGTCTTGCCGGCTCCATGGGGCCGGTGGTCCGATGTGAACCTTGCAACGCCGCGGCGCTCCAGCAGTGCAAGCCTCTGCCGGAGGACTGCGTAGAGCAGGCGAGAGAGCCCGGCTGTGGATGTTGCATGACGTGCGCCCTCGGCGAGGGAGACGCGTGTGGAGTGTACACTGCTCGCTGCGGCTCCGGCTTGACCTGCCAGCACCAGCCGGGCGAGAGCAGACCTCTGCAAGCTCTGCTGGAGGGCCGGGGAGTGTGCTCCAACGCAGTGTCCAAAAAACTCAACAGCATGCTTATGCCGTCTCAAAAACAAG ACAACGCTGGAAATCAGCTAGAAGACAGCAGTGCCAACGTGACCCAGACGATGACTGTGTTGGGCGGCGCGGCAACTGTAAAGGTCGGACATAATCGGGGGTCGATGGACACCAGGCCTTCACTGCACAACAAACTGATCCAGAAGGATCAGAACAAGAAAACCCAGAGCCAAAAGGTGGAATCGGTGTCAGGAGGAGCCAATATGGACATGCAGAACTTCTCCCTGGAAAGCAAGAGGGAGACCGAGTAT GGGCCGTGCCGGCGGGAGATTGAGAGCGTCttgaacaattttaaaatcagcaaTGTACTCAGCCCAGTAGGCTTTCACCTACCCAACTGTGACAGAAAGGGCTTCTATAAGAAAAAACAG